One window of the Solanum stenotomum isolate F172 chromosome 11, ASM1918654v1, whole genome shotgun sequence genome contains the following:
- the LOC125843620 gene encoding NAC domain-containing protein 30-like: protein MEMESCVPPGFRFHPTEEELVGYYLKRKINSLKIDLDVITDIDLYRMEPWDIQDRCKLGYEEQSEWYFFSHKDRKYPTGTRTNRATGAGFWKATGRDKAVLSKEKIIGMRKTLVFYRGRAPNGRKSDWIMHEYRLQTSQHGPPQEEGWVVCRAFKKPSPSNNNIAYNNYMRGTNTSYSTRPPPSLSQIPSYNININPLNQTSNFNHQFPFNHQVSSQNNIVYDNNQLVIHELPQLDSPTISTSLATNDHQGQNSMNNNNNEDQFCDEWNIDDKLFAPQVIMNMETPSSSSYSYPNFPLDGDDQNHMSQLLQCYPDL from the exons ATGGAAATGGAGTCATGTGTTCCTCCAGGATTTAGATTTCATCCAACAGAGGAAGAACTTGTTGGATACTACCTCAAGAGAAAGATAAACTCACTCAAGATTGATCTTGATGTCATCACTGATATTGATCTTTATAGAATGGAGCCATGGGACATCCAAG ATAGGTGTAAACTGGGATATGAAGAACAAAGTGAATGGTATTTTTTCAGTCACAAGGACAGGAAATATCCTACTGGAACTCGAACGAATCGCGCGACAGGGGCCGGATTCTGGAAGGCAACAGGAAGAGATAAAGCAGTGTTATCAAAGGAGAAGATAATAGGGATGAGAAAAACACTTGTTTTCTATAGAGGAAGAGCTCCTAATGGAAGGAAAAGTGATTGGATCATGCATGAATATCGTCTACAAACTTCTCAACATGGACCTCCTCAG GAAGAAGGATGGGTAGTATGTAGGGCATTCAAGAAGCCAAGTCCATCAAACAACAATATTGCTTACAATAATTATATGAGAGGAACCAACACAAGTTATTCAACTAGACCACCACCCTCCCTTTCACAAATCCCAagttataatattaatattaatccTCTCAACCAAACATCAAATTTCAATCATCAATTCCCTTTTAATCATCAAGTCTCAAGCCAAAATAATATTGTCTATGACAATAACCAACTAGTAATTCATGAACTCCCACAACTTGATAGCCCTACCATTTCAACAAGTTTGGCTACAAATGATCATCAAGGCCAAAATTccatgaacaacaacaacaatgaagATCAATTTTGTGATGAGTGGAATATAGATGACAAGTTATTTGCGCCACAAGTCATCATGAATATGGAGAcaccatcttcttcttcttattcttacCCTAATTTTCCGTTAGACGGTGATGATCAAAATCATATGAGCCAATTGCTACAATGTTACCCTGATTTATAG